A single genomic interval of Spinacia oleracea cultivar Varoflay chromosome 6, BTI_SOV_V1, whole genome shotgun sequence harbors:
- the LOC110801578 gene encoding exopolygalacturonase-like, with translation MAIVFLLLCLITTSSVYEVEGKLEGRGPKVPKAPKAPKVPKVGTLLDVKVPGTGPGTVPGTGPAAPSGSVFDVTKHGAKPGTADDTGDEGESSNALAFIQAWKAACNGVGATRVLVPKGSFVTGPVVFVGPCKAQVTVEIQGTWLANTDISLYNEPQVILFQNVDGLVITGTGVIDGQGAKHWGSSDCAKNPNCSPLPTTLKFHRANHAVVEGIQSVNPMFFHMFVSNSHNVTMRNLKIAAPFNSPNTDGIHLGASDLVTITNTLIGTGDDCISVGHGSKQVKITGVTCGPGHGISVGSLGKYPNELEVEDILVQNCTLSGTTNGARIKSWPGNKPNKASNIRYLDLIMDHVKNPIIIDQQYGKPDSAEPSHVKIIDIHFKNIRGTSATPELLTFACSKALPCEAIEVADVNLIYEGKAILHKNPVPGNNGQAATCLNAKVVFGGKHEGIDCKSM, from the exons ATGGCGATTGTATTTCTTCTATTATGCTTAATAACAACTTCGTCGGTGTACGAAGTTGAAGGAAAACTTGAAGGTAGAGGCCCAAAGGTCCCAAAAGCCCCCAAAGCCCCAAAAGTCCCTAAAGTTGGCACGCTACTTGACGTAAAAGTCCCGGGAACTGGTCCTGGGACTGTTCCGGGAACTGGTCCGGCTGCTCCATCTGGTTCAGTTTTTGATGTCACTAAACATGGTGCTAAGCCTGGAACTGCTGATGATACCGGTGATGAAGGAGAATCCTCCAATGCTTTG GCATTTATCCAAGCATGGAAGGCAGCTTGCAACGGTGTTGGGGCAACAAGAGTACTAGTCCCAAAAGGGAGTTTTGTAACAGGACCAGTTGTATTTGTAGGGCCATGCAAAGCGCAAGTCACAGTAGAGATCCAAGGTACTTGGTTGGCTAACACTGATATTAGTCTCTATAACGAACCTCAAGTCATCTTGTTTCAAAATGTCGATGGTCTCGTCATTACTGGTACCGGCGTCATCGACGGACAAGGTGCTAAACACTGGGGAAGTAGTGATTGCGCTAAGAACCCCAATTGTTCTCCGCTGCCCACT aCCCTCAAATTTCATAGGGCGAATCATGCCGTGGTTGAAGGAATTCAATCCGTAAACCCCATGTTTTTTCATATGTTTGTTAGTAACTCCCACAATGTAACAATGCGTAACTTAAAGATAGCAGCTCCATTTAACAGCCCTAACACTGATGGCATTCATCTCGGCGCCTCGGATCTTGTTACTATTACTAATACCTTAATTGGTACCGGTGATGATTGTATTTCTGTGGGCCATGGATCTAAACAAGTCAAGATTACAGGTGTCACATGTGGGCCCGGACATGGTATCAG TGTAGGGAGCCTTGGAAAGTATCCTAATGAGTTAGAAGTAGAAGACATATTAGTTCAGAATTGCACTCTCAGTGGAACCACAAATGGTGCAAGAATCAAGTCATGGCCAGGAAATAAGCCAAATAAAGCTTCAAACATCAGATATTTAGATTTAATCATGGATCATGTCAAGAATCCTATTATTATTGATCAACAATATGGCAAGCCAGACAGTGCTGAG CCATCTCATGTGAAGATTATTGATATACACTTCAAGAACATAAGGGGAACTTCAGCCACGCCTGAGTTGCTGACATTTGCGTGTAGCAAAGCATTGCCTTGTGAAGCCATTGAGGTTGCTGATGTTAACCTTATTTATGAAGGGAAGGCGATCTTACATAAAAACCCTGTCCCTGGTAATAATGGTCAGGCAGCTACTTGTTTGAATGCCAAAGTGGTGTTCGGTGGAAAACACGAGGGTATTGACTGCAAATCGATGTAA